A stretch of Campylobacter showae DNA encodes these proteins:
- the glmM gene encoding phosphoglucosamine mutase, which translates to MKLFGTDGVRGKAGEKLSAATSMRLAMAAGIYFRQFASHTNTILLGKDTRRSGYMIETAIVAGLTAVGYNVRQIGPMPTPAIAFLTEDMRCDAGIMISASHNPYYDNGIKFFDSEGNKLGEEAEAQIEKIYFDDALIERSQKQMLEIGAAKRIDDVIGRYIVQIKNSFPKNLSLHGLRVVLDVANGAAYKVAPTIFSELGAETIVINDEPNGSNINLNCGALYPQNLASEVVRLRADLGFAFDGDADRLVVVDERGEVANGDSLLGVMAAFLQENKALKGGAVVATVMSNAALEDYLKSHKIKLLRANVGDKYVLEKMKENGTNFGGEQSGHIIFSDYAKTGDGLVAALQFAALVLKKGKKASEILSEIKPYPQILLNLKITEKKPLESIAGLKELEASLAKEGIRSLFRYSGTENLIRLLLEGKCADALKTRMDEVEKFFVKALNG; encoded by the coding sequence ATGAAACTATTCGGTACCGACGGCGTCCGCGGCAAAGCCGGCGAAAAACTATCCGCCGCAACATCCATGCGCCTTGCTATGGCTGCAGGGATATATTTTAGACAGTTTGCGTCGCATACGAACACTATTTTACTAGGCAAAGACACGCGCAGAAGCGGCTACATGATCGAGACCGCCATCGTCGCGGGGCTCACGGCCGTAGGCTACAACGTCCGTCAGATCGGCCCGATGCCTACTCCTGCGATCGCGTTTCTCACCGAAGATATGCGCTGCGACGCGGGCATCATGATCAGCGCCTCGCACAACCCGTACTACGATAATGGTATTAAATTTTTTGATAGCGAAGGCAATAAACTGGGCGAAGAGGCCGAAGCGCAGATAGAAAAGATTTATTTTGACGACGCGCTCATCGAGAGATCGCAAAAACAGATGCTAGAAATCGGCGCCGCAAAGCGCATCGACGACGTCATCGGCCGCTATATCGTGCAGATCAAAAACTCATTTCCTAAAAACCTAAGTCTGCACGGATTGCGCGTGGTTTTAGACGTCGCAAACGGCGCTGCTTATAAGGTCGCTCCGACTATCTTTAGCGAGCTGGGAGCTGAAACTATCGTCATAAACGACGAGCCAAACGGCAGCAACATAAACCTAAACTGCGGCGCGCTCTATCCGCAAAATTTAGCCTCCGAGGTCGTGCGATTAAGGGCCGATCTGGGCTTTGCGTTTGACGGCGACGCCGATAGACTCGTAGTCGTCGACGAGCGTGGCGAGGTGGCAAACGGCGATAGTTTGCTAGGCGTCATGGCCGCATTTTTACAAGAAAACAAAGCCCTAAAAGGCGGCGCGGTCGTGGCTACCGTGATGAGTAACGCCGCACTTGAAGACTACCTAAAATCCCACAAAATCAAGCTCCTGCGCGCAAACGTCGGCGACAAATACGTGCTTGAAAAGATGAAAGAAAACGGCACGAATTTCGGCGGCGAACAAAGCGGTCACATCATCTTTAGCGACTACGCCAAAACGGGCGACGGGCTTGTGGCGGCGCTACAGTTTGCGGCACTGGTGCTAAAAAAGGGCAAAAAAGCGAGCGAAATTTTAAGCGAGATAAAACCGTATCCGCAAATTTTACTAAATTTAAAGATAACCGAGAAAAAGCCGCTTGAAAGCATCGCCGGACTAAAAGAGCTTGAAGCAAGCCTCGCAAAGGAGGGCATCCGCTCGCTATTTCGTTACTCTGGCACCGAAAACCTCATTAGGCTTTTACTCGAAGGCAAGTGCGCCGACGCGCTAAAAACCCGCATGGACGAGGTCGAGAAATTTTTCGTAAAAGCGCTAAATGGCTAA
- a CDS encoding helix-turn-helix domain-containing protein — protein sequence MGENLAFFGADEIRNFYLQISTNVRKLRENKGISQLDMALSMDIKSVAFYSNCESCRYDKHFNLEHIYKISKILNVEVGEIFKF from the coding sequence ATGGGCGAAAATTTAGCTTTTTTTGGCGCCGACGAGATACGAAATTTTTATCTGCAAATTTCTACAAACGTCCGCAAGTTGCGTGAAAATAAAGGCATTAGTCAGCTCGATATGGCTTTAAGCATGGATATAAAATCGGTCGCATTTTATTCAAACTGCGAGAGTTGCCGATATGATAAGCATTTTAACCTTGAGCACATTTATAAAATTTCAAAAATTTTAAATGTAGAGGTCGGAGAGATTTTTAAATTTTAG
- a CDS encoding DMT family transporter, with translation MKNSLEFRADVGMIFVAIVFGLGYLPTSLALATNGVFGILFWRFLLAAIIAGAIFYKKLKNVSASDIKSGVILGLFLFAGFVSQTFAFKYADTSSVAFIIGLNVALVPFIAAGLFRHKIYSYAYVGVAFAVAGLYMIGDTKVGFGLGEILALVCACAYSFHIVLTNRLVQKCNLVNMVYFEILTLIALCFAAILVFEDAKIAPVVDSAFIIAMLVVGVLGTAFAFFAQALMQKFTTPVKTAIFFTLEPVTAGAMGYFVGAEDISAYRLYGAALILVGVLISEIGSYLRAKKENLA, from the coding sequence GTGAAAAATAGTTTGGAATTTCGCGCCGACGTAGGCATGATTTTTGTTGCGATAGTCTTTGGTTTGGGCTATCTGCCTACCTCGCTAGCGCTTGCGACTAACGGGGTTTTTGGTATTTTGTTTTGGAGATTTTTGCTAGCGGCGATCATAGCTGGCGCGATATTTTATAAAAAGCTAAAAAACGTAAGCGCGTCCGATATAAAATCGGGCGTGATCTTGGGTCTGTTTTTGTTTGCGGGATTTGTTAGCCAGACTTTTGCGTTTAAGTACGCCGACACCTCGTCCGTAGCCTTTATCATCGGGCTAAACGTGGCTTTGGTGCCTTTTATCGCGGCGGGGCTTTTTAGGCATAAAATTTACTCCTACGCGTATGTGGGCGTGGCGTTTGCGGTGGCGGGGCTTTATATGATAGGCGATACGAAAGTTGGCTTTGGCCTGGGCGAGATTTTGGCTCTGGTTTGTGCGTGCGCCTACTCATTTCACATCGTGCTCACCAACCGCTTGGTGCAAAAATGCAACCTCGTAAATATGGTTTATTTTGAAATTTTGACCCTAATCGCGCTTTGTTTCGCGGCTATTTTGGTTTTTGAGGACGCTAAAATCGCTCCCGTCGTGGACAGCGCGTTTATCATAGCGATGCTAGTCGTGGGCGTGCTGGGTACGGCGTTTGCGTTTTTTGCGCAGGCCTTGATGCAAAAATTTACCACGCCCGTTAAAACGGCGATATTTTTCACTCTCGAGCCCGTAACCGCCGGAGCGATGGGCTATTTCGTCGGCGCGGAGGACATCAGCGCATATAGGCTTTACGGCGCGGCACTTATCTTGGTCGGAGTTTTGATCAGCGAGATAGGCAGCTACCTGCGCGCTAAAAAGGAAAATTTAGCCTAA
- the rpsT gene encoding 30S ribosomal protein S20, giving the protein MANHKSSEKRARQTIKRTERNRFYRTRLKNITKAVRVAVEAGDKEAALNAFKVANKDFHSFVSKGFLKKQTASRRVGRLAKLVNKLSA; this is encoded by the coding sequence ATGGCAAACCATAAATCTTCTGAAAAAAGAGCCAGACAGACTATCAAAAGGACTGAAAGAAACAGATTTTACCGCACTAGGCTTAAAAATATCACTAAAGCCGTGCGCGTAGCCGTTGAGGCAGGCGATAAAGAAGCAGCGTTAAACGCGTTTAAAGTGGCAAACAAAGATTTCCACAGCTTCGTTAGCAAGGGCTTTTTGAAAAAACAAACAGCTTCTCGCCGCGTAGGACGCCTCGCAAAACTCGTAAACAAACTATCTGCTTAA
- a CDS encoding MarR family transcriptional regulator yields the protein MTELAREIFAQILGEKKMEIILFLAQNADENGFITVKISDICERTDASKPTVTQTIKLLENRKIFERVKNGIYRFKNLKELEKK from the coding sequence ATGACGGAGCTAGCAAGGGAAATTTTCGCTCAAATTTTGGGCGAGAAAAAGATGGAAATAATTTTATTTTTAGCGCAAAATGCCGACGAAAACGGCTTCATAACCGTTAAAATTTCAGATATCTGCGAGCGGACGGACGCCAGCAAGCCCACCGTCACGCAGACGATAAAACTGCTTGAAAATCGCAAAATTTTCGAGCGAGTGAAAAACGGGATTTATAGATTTAAAAACTTAAAGGAACTAGAGAAAAAATGA
- a CDS encoding tetratricopeptide repeat protein, protein MRKIWILVAAVALANAAIDEVRLNACINKGDAASCEKTLAALEKSCSSGDALACYFSAEFYAKGLTGYKDGAKAFAIYKDACAAGSAESCYEESVFYLKGDIAPQSFELSGERLKKACELGSKRACDILELAK, encoded by the coding sequence ATGAGGAAAATTTGGATACTCGTCGCTGCGGTTGCGCTCGCAAACGCCGCGATAGACGAGGTCAGGCTAAATGCCTGCATAAACAAAGGCGACGCCGCAAGCTGCGAAAAAACGCTCGCCGCGCTAGAAAAAAGCTGCTCGAGCGGCGACGCTCTGGCGTGTTACTTTTCCGCGGAGTTTTACGCCAAAGGGCTAACGGGCTACAAGGACGGCGCAAAAGCCTTTGCGATCTATAAAGACGCCTGCGCCGCTGGGAGTGCGGAGAGCTGCTACGAGGAGTCGGTGTTTTATCTAAAAGGTGACATCGCGCCGCAGAGCTTTGAGCTATCGGGCGAGCGACTCAAAAAGGCCTGCGAGCTAGGCTCAAAGCGCGCGTGCGATATACTTGAGCTAGCAAAGTGA
- a CDS encoding signal peptidase II, translating to MAKILGVFFAAFFVVFALDQAVKQIFLGGFSWQGEYFSLVLAYNRGVAFSMFAFLGQWLKFIQLALIAGVCGYLLWRLKRKFDARTAAKTEPNLTQDSEKKEILEEHALGAGIILGAGSSNLLDRFVHGGVVDYVYWHKWFEFAIFNLADVMIDVGVVLILWQSFAAGRKGAKNGR from the coding sequence ATGGCTAAAATTTTAGGCGTTTTTTTTGCGGCGTTTTTCGTCGTTTTTGCGCTAGATCAGGCGGTCAAGCAGATATTTTTGGGCGGTTTTTCGTGGCAGGGCGAGTACTTTTCGCTAGTGCTTGCATACAACCGCGGCGTGGCGTTTTCGATGTTTGCGTTTCTTGGGCAGTGGCTCAAATTTATCCAGCTAGCGCTGATCGCAGGCGTTTGCGGTTATCTGCTTTGGCGGCTTAAGCGCAAATTTGACGCGCGGACTGCGGCGAAAACGGAGCCAAATTTGACCCAAGATAGCGAAAAAAAGGAAATTTTAGAGGAGCACGCGCTAGGAGCGGGTATAATCCTGGGCGCGGGTAGTTCAAATTTGCTCGACCGCTTCGTTCACGGCGGCGTCGTGGACTACGTCTACTGGCACAAATGGTTTGAGTTTGCAATCTTTAACCTCGCAGACGTCATGATCGACGTCGGAGTCGTACTCATACTCTGGCAGAGCTTCGCCGCGGGACGAAAAGGGGCTAAAAATGGGCGATAA
- a CDS encoding DUF4197 domain-containing protein — protein sequence MKKSLILCAVLLAVSAQANWQETLNQGAQILGAANSGDYKSAVGSALNAAVKELSNGGFLKNATAKIPLPKSLETAANLAKKVGGEKWANEMVTSINNAASAAVPGAADVFSGVIKNMSDADVKKVLEGGKDSFTKFLQQNSSQKLQAVFKPIITKMMSDNTFATAYNGLNSFVAGSALAKSDAAKQLKGIATSMGAGEYIPQENEDLNDYITRKTLDGLFNVMSEKESSLRGGAVEQGTKILQGIFK from the coding sequence ATGAAGAAAAGTTTGATCTTATGCGCTGTTTTGCTCGCCGTTTCGGCTCAGGCTAATTGGCAAGAGACGCTAAATCAAGGCGCGCAGATACTGGGCGCGGCAAACTCGGGCGACTACAAAAGCGCGGTCGGCTCGGCTCTAAACGCGGCCGTTAAGGAGCTATCAAACGGGGGATTTTTAAAAAACGCTACGGCTAAAATCCCGCTGCCAAAGAGCCTGGAAACGGCGGCAAATTTGGCTAAAAAAGTTGGCGGCGAAAAGTGGGCTAACGAGATGGTAACCTCGATAAATAACGCTGCAAGCGCGGCTGTGCCGGGGGCTGCGGATGTATTTTCGGGCGTGATAAAAAATATGAGCGACGCGGACGTGAAAAAGGTGCTAGAAGGCGGCAAGGATAGCTTTACGAAGTTTTTGCAACAAAACTCGAGCCAGAAGCTGCAAGCCGTGTTTAAGCCGATCATTACCAAAATGATGAGCGACAATACCTTTGCCACTGCATATAACGGGCTAAATTCGTTCGTCGCCGGTAGCGCGCTGGCAAAATCAGACGCCGCAAAGCAGCTAAAAGGCATCGCAACTAGCATGGGCGCTGGCGAATACATCCCTCAAGAAAACGAGGATCTAAACGACTACATCACGCGCAAGACGCTAGACGGGCTATTTAACGTGATGAGCGAAAAGGAAAGTTCGCTACGAGGCGGCGCCGTGGAGCAGGGCACGAAAATCCTGCAGGGCATTTTCAAGTAA
- a CDS encoding exodeoxyribonuclease III has translation MKLISWNVNGLRAVAAKDGFAWLEQQKPDFLGFQEIKVRESDVPAEIYKLGFNEISVNSAARAGYSGVMSLAKFSSATQKAAFFDDDEGRVLEHRFGNVVLFNIYFPNGQKDDARLAYKMDFYAKFLAYIQELVKQGKDVIFCGDVNTAHREIDLKNPKANAKTSGFLPIERAWLDEVVACGFIDTFRHVRGDAADAYSWWSYRFNARAKNVGWRIDYFFISSSLKDRLKDAFILSDITGSDHCPVGIEIDLEGLI, from the coding sequence TTGAAACTAATCAGCTGGAACGTAAACGGACTGCGCGCGGTCGCGGCAAAAGATGGCTTTGCTTGGCTAGAGCAGCAAAAACCCGATTTTTTGGGTTTTCAGGAGATAAAGGTGCGCGAGAGCGACGTGCCTGCGGAGATTTATAAACTCGGATTTAACGAGATCAGCGTAAATTCGGCGGCAAGAGCGGGGTATTCCGGTGTGATGAGTCTGGCTAAATTTAGCTCCGCTACGCAAAAGGCGGCGTTTTTTGACGACGACGAGGGGCGGGTTTTGGAGCATAGATTCGGCAACGTCGTACTTTTTAACATCTACTTTCCAAACGGCCAAAAAGACGACGCGCGCCTAGCCTACAAGATGGATTTTTACGCTAAATTTCTAGCCTACATCCAGGAGCTTGTAAAACAGGGCAAGGACGTGATATTTTGCGGCGACGTAAACACCGCTCACCGCGAGATCGACCTAAAAAACCCAAAAGCAAACGCCAAAACCTCGGGCTTTTTGCCTATCGAGCGCGCGTGGCTGGACGAGGTCGTCGCATGCGGCTTTATCGACACCTTTCGGCACGTGCGCGGCGACGCGGCGGACGCGTATTCGTGGTGGAGCTACCGCTTTAACGCTCGCGCCAAAAACGTCGGCTGGAGGATCGATTATTTTTTCATTTCATCAAGCCTCAAAGACCGCCTAAAAGACGCGTTTATCCTGAGCGATATCACGGGCTCGGATCACTGCCCCGTCGGTATCGAGATCGATTTGGAGGGGCTTATTTAA
- the hemJ gene encoding protoporphyrinogen oxidase HemJ: MAEYYNLIKYFHYLCFISWMAFLFYQPRLYVYHAENMDKPDFVRVVEVQEYKMYHYIGWVALIGTFLTGILIIVAMPELLRSGYMHVKLTVVVILAAFHLDLGRYMVQLREKRCKKSGMFFRAYNEVPTIAMVIIIWMMVYKPF, from the coding sequence ATGGCAGAGTATTACAACCTCATCAAGTATTTCCACTACTTGTGCTTCATCTCGTGGATGGCGTTTTTGTTCTATCAGCCGCGCCTCTACGTCTACCACGCGGAGAATATGGACAAGCCGGACTTCGTGCGCGTCGTCGAGGTGCAGGAGTACAAGATGTACCACTACATCGGCTGGGTCGCGCTTATCGGCACGTTCTTGACGGGCATTTTGATCATCGTCGCGATGCCTGAGCTTTTGCGTAGCGGCTACATGCACGTCAAGCTCACAGTCGTCGTTATCCTCGCGGCGTTTCATCTGGATCTTGGCCGCTACATGGTGCAGCTACGCGAGAAACGCTGTAAAAAAAGCGGTATGTTCTTTCGCGCTTACAACGAAGTGCCGACTATCGCGATGGTCATCATCATCTGGATGATGGTGTATAAGCCGTTTTAA
- a CDS encoding TerD family protein, translated as MAVNLSKGGRVSLSKEAPGLSKILVGLGWDTNTSDTGAEFDLDASAFLVGASGKVENDKNFVFYNNLISADGSVVHTGDNRTGEGEGDDESIKIDLAKISPSVKEIDIVVTIHEAVARRQNFGMVRNSFMRIVDERSGKEIARYDLEEDFSTETAVSFGKIYFKDNEWRFAANGSGFKDGLVGFCRQFGLDV; from the coding sequence ATGGCGGTAAATTTATCAAAGGGCGGTAGAGTTAGTTTGAGCAAAGAGGCTCCAGGGCTAAGCAAAATTTTAGTAGGACTTGGTTGGGATACGAATACTAGCGATACGGGAGCGGAATTTGACCTGGATGCAAGCGCGTTTTTAGTAGGAGCTTCGGGAAAAGTAGAAAACGATAAGAATTTCGTCTTTTACAACAATCTAATTAGCGCGGACGGCTCGGTAGTTCACACCGGCGATAACCGCACGGGCGAAGGCGAAGGCGACGATGAATCCATAAAAATAGACCTAGCTAAAATTTCGCCGAGCGTCAAAGAGATCGACATAGTCGTCACCATCCATGAAGCAGTCGCTAGAAGGCAAAATTTCGGCATGGTAAGAAATTCGTTTATGCGAATCGTCGATGAAAGAAGCGGCAAGGAAATAGCCAGATACGATTTAGAAGAGGATTTTTCTACCGAAACCGCAGTATCGTTCGGTAAAATTTACTTTAAAGATAACGAGTGGCGCTTTGCAGCTAATGGAAGCGGCTTTAAAGACGGACTAGTCGGATTTTGCAGGCAGTTTGGACTGGACGTATAG
- a CDS encoding NINE protein, whose amino-acid sequence MGDNVYIAYALWLLTGWFGGHRFYLGKFVSGFAMMALFFIGYSLAWAIVGYVFWALWGAWWLFDLRLTGAAVEKNQKKEALKDKLRAQDLEERLRRLYELYESGAISKEEFEARKEILLG is encoded by the coding sequence ATGGGCGATAACGTTTATATAGCCTACGCGCTTTGGCTGCTTACGGGCTGGTTTGGCGGGCATAGATTTTATCTGGGCAAATTCGTGAGCGGCTTTGCGATGATGGCGCTGTTTTTCATCGGATATAGCCTAGCTTGGGCGATCGTAGGTTACGTATTTTGGGCGCTTTGGGGCGCGTGGTGGCTCTTTGATCTGCGCTTAACCGGCGCGGCCGTCGAGAAAAATCAGAAAAAAGAAGCGCTAAAGGATAAGCTGCGCGCGCAAGACCTCGAGGAGCGGCTTAGACGCCTCTACGAGCTGTACGAGAGCGGCGCGATAAGCAAAGAGGAATTTGAAGCTAGAAAAGAAATTTTGCTAGGGTGA
- a CDS encoding DMT family transporter, with protein sequence MKKSTEFKADLALFVIAVVWGVTFLPMAQTLKTNGVFTLLFWRFLIAAALMALISLKFTRKIDRNSLRFGTFLGALLFAAFTLQTFALKYAPSSTVAFITGLNAVFTPFIALAFFGQKVVVYAFVGAFLSAVGLYLLTGSELGFGVGEVLSVVCALGFALHIIFTGVLVRRCELYWMVSAQFAVVAALCFVAAQIFEPRGVVPVLDEAFFVAVAVTSVFATVLAFFVQTAAQRYTTPVKTSLIFTFEPVSAGIVGYFFGGEILSGVQIAGAGLILFGIVVSEVGSYYKNKKSRVAGS encoded by the coding sequence ATGAAAAAATCAACCGAATTTAAGGCCGACCTCGCGCTGTTCGTGATCGCGGTGGTCTGGGGCGTGACGTTTTTGCCGATGGCGCAGACTCTAAAAACAAACGGCGTTTTTACGCTTTTGTTTTGGAGGTTTTTGATCGCGGCCGCGCTGATGGCGCTAATAAGCCTCAAATTTACTCGAAAAATCGACCGCAATTCGTTAAGATTCGGCACATTTTTAGGCGCGCTTTTGTTCGCGGCCTTTACGCTTCAGACCTTTGCCCTAAAATACGCCCCAAGCTCTACCGTCGCCTTTATCACGGGGCTAAACGCCGTTTTTACGCCATTTATCGCGCTCGCGTTTTTCGGACAAAAGGTCGTGGTTTATGCCTTTGTCGGCGCGTTTTTATCGGCGGTGGGGCTTTATTTGCTAACGGGCAGCGAGCTGGGCTTTGGCGTCGGGGAGGTGCTTAGCGTCGTTTGCGCGCTGGGCTTTGCGCTGCATATCATTTTCACGGGCGTTTTGGTGCGCAGGTGCGAGCTTTATTGGATGGTGAGCGCGCAGTTTGCGGTCGTGGCGGCGCTTTGTTTTGTCGCGGCGCAGATTTTTGAGCCTCGCGGCGTCGTACCCGTTTTAGACGAGGCATTTTTCGTCGCGGTTGCGGTTACGTCGGTGTTTGCGACGGTTTTGGCGTTTTTCGTGCAGACGGCGGCGCAGCGCTACACGACGCCCGTTAAAACTTCGCTTATCTTTACATTTGAGCCGGTAAGTGCTGGGATCGTGGGGTATTTTTTTGGCGGTGAGATACTAAGCGGCGTGCAGATAGCAGGAGCCGGGCTCATACTCTTTGGCATCGTCGTTAGCGAGGTGGGCAGCTACTATAAAAACAAAAAATCGCGAGTAGCTGGCTCGTAA
- a CDS encoding DUF6630 family protein, producing the protein MTKDQCCVLKHLTVGETGGFEKAGELGDGEFLDALIGKGLVWMLDWAGEDETGDVGKFISSRLGALQSGVSLECDKIYARLEKEAKKEDFERGDASLFLMNEFQKALKKSDFRLFTLGLHSDAYYLLVAHKDAEKDFKKLGKREELFWDIAPWGKRRKRQILYVINCECGEMSAWQLDADEPSPRDEVCEVCGRVLFDADGNAMQPLEKEFI; encoded by the coding sequence ATGACGAAAGATCAGTGCTGCGTCCTAAAGCATTTGACGGTGGGCGAAACGGGTGGCTTTGAAAAAGCGGGCGAGCTGGGCGACGGCGAGTTTTTGGATGCGCTTATCGGAAAAGGGCTTGTTTGGATGCTTGACTGGGCCGGCGAGGACGAGACGGGCGATGTAGGCAAATTTATCAGCTCTAGGCTAGGTGCGCTGCAAAGCGGCGTGTCACTAGAGTGCGATAAAATTTACGCAAGGCTCGAAAAAGAAGCGAAAAAAGAGGATTTCGAGCGCGGCGATGCGAGCCTATTTTTGATGAACGAGTTTCAAAAGGCGCTAAAGAAGAGCGATTTTAGGCTCTTTACTTTGGGTCTTCATAGCGACGCTTATTATCTGCTCGTCGCGCATAAGGACGCCGAGAAAGATTTTAAAAAGCTAGGCAAGCGTGAAGAGCTGTTTTGGGATATCGCGCCATGGGGCAAGCGCCGCAAAAGGCAGATCCTTTACGTCATAAACTGCGAGTGCGGCGAGATGTCAGCGTGGCAGCTGGACGCGGACGAGCCCTCTCCTAGAGACGAGGTTTGCGAGGTGTGCGGGCGGGTGCTTTTCGACGCAGACGGCAACGCGATGCAGCCTTTGGAGAAGGAATTTATCTGA
- a CDS encoding manganese efflux pump MntP family protein, producing MELLLLSIALAMDAAALSIANGAKYRNLALSKILFIAFIFGFFQAAMPLAGYFLGAAFARFIAQIDHFIAFAILGFLGVKMIHETCRNEPCEAVSLDTKMLLSGGFATSIDALAVGVTLSFTATDIWFSGAVIGIVCFALSVAAFYVGKFAGEFLEQKALILGGAILIALGFKILITHLLDHGFLSQI from the coding sequence ATGGAGCTTTTACTTCTCTCTATCGCGCTTGCTATGGACGCGGCGGCGCTTAGCATCGCAAACGGCGCAAAATACCGCAATCTCGCGCTATCAAAGATTTTATTTATCGCGTTTATTTTTGGATTTTTTCAGGCGGCGATGCCGCTTGCGGGCTACTTTTTGGGTGCGGCGTTTGCGAGATTTATCGCGCAGATCGATCATTTTATCGCGTTTGCGATTTTGGGCTTTTTGGGCGTAAAAATGATCCACGAGACCTGTAGAAACGAGCCCTGTGAGGCCGTGAGCCTTGATACGAAGATGCTGCTCTCAGGCGGGTTTGCCACCAGCATCGACGCGCTAGCCGTGGGCGTGACGCTCAGCTTTACGGCTACTGATATCTGGTTTAGCGGCGCTGTTATCGGGATAGTTTGCTTTGCGCTTAGCGTTGCGGCCTTTTACGTCGGTAAATTTGCAGGAGAGTTTTTGGAGCAAAAGGCGCTGATTTTAGGCGGCGCGATCCTCATCGCTCTTGGTTTTAAAATCCTAATCACGCACCTTTTGGATCACGGGTTTTTGAGTCAAATTTGA
- the prfA gene encoding peptide chain release factor 1, which translates to MLADKLQPFLDRYDELSRLLSDPSITNDIANMTKLSKEQSNLEDIASAAKSYLQTLADIEENKALLDDAELGELAKDELKNLESQKENLEEEIKILLLPKDPNDDKNVFLEIRAGTGGDEAALFAGDLFNAYTRYAELRGYKFEIVSQSEGNTGGFKEIILLIKGKGAYSRLKFEGGTHRVQRVPETESQGRVHTSAVTVAIMPEVEDSEIEINPNDLRIDVMRSSGHGGQSVNTTDSAVRITHIPTGIVVTNQDGKSQHKNKEAAMKVLKARLYEIQEEERLAKETSERKSQVGTGDRSGRIRTYNFPQNRISDHRINLTLYRLDAIMAAGLFDEIIEPLIAHYQAEAISDADL; encoded by the coding sequence ATGTTAGCCGACAAACTGCAGCCTTTTTTGGATCGCTACGACGAGCTCTCTCGTCTACTTAGCGATCCGTCTATCACAAACGATATCGCAAATATGACAAAGCTCTCAAAAGAGCAATCAAATTTAGAAGATATCGCCTCGGCTGCAAAGTCCTATCTACAAACTCTCGCGGATATCGAGGAGAACAAGGCTCTGCTCGATGACGCCGAGCTTGGCGAGCTAGCCAAAGACGAACTCAAAAATCTCGAATCCCAAAAAGAAAATCTCGAAGAAGAGATTAAAATTTTACTCCTTCCAAAAGATCCCAACGACGATAAAAACGTATTTTTAGAGATCCGCGCTGGAACGGGCGGAGACGAAGCTGCGCTTTTTGCGGGCGATTTGTTTAATGCCTACACCAGATACGCCGAGCTTCGCGGGTATAAATTCGAGATCGTTAGCCAAAGCGAGGGCAACACGGGCGGCTTTAAAGAGATTATTTTGCTGATAAAGGGCAAGGGGGCGTACTCGAGGCTCAAATTTGAGGGCGGTACTCACCGCGTCCAGCGCGTACCCGAGACCGAAAGCCAAGGCCGCGTACACACCTCTGCAGTCACCGTCGCTATCATGCCCGAGGTCGAAGATAGCGAGATCGAGATAAATCCAAACGACCTTCGTATCGACGTTATGCGCAGCTCCGGTCACGGCGGACAGTCGGTAAATACGACGGACTCGGCTGTGCGCATCACTCACATCCCGACGGGTATAGTCGTCACAAACCAAGACGGCAAAAGCCAGCACAAAAACAAAGAAGCCGCGATGAAAGTGTTAAAAGCGCGCCTTTACGAGATACAAGAAGAAGAGCGCCTAGCCAAAGAAACCAGCGAGCGCAAAAGCCAAGTCGGCACGGGCGACCGCTCGGGACGTATCCGCACCTACAACTTCCCGCAAAACCGCATCAGCGACCACCGCATAAATTTGACGCTTTACCGCCTTGACGCGATAATGGCGGCAGGGCTTTTCGACGAGATTATTGAGCCGCTGATTGCGCATTATCAAGCTGAAGCAATCTCGGACGCCGATCTGTAA